In Aspergillus flavus chromosome 3, complete sequence, one genomic interval encodes:
- a CDS encoding chaperonin 10-like protein — MAPSLLDPSLNPPTAATPAKSSTETIVTPFPNPSLQVTADHKLKAIDAPVYAPKHGEVLLQIKATGICGSDLHFWKTGCIGELIFKGDCIIGHEAAGVVLKCGEGVTHLRPGDRVAVEPGVPCGDCFLCLDGRYNLCEDVQFAGVYPYAGTIQRYKTHPAKWVHKLPDNLTYAEGALLEPLSVVMRGMSVAGLQLGRGAVVCGAGPIGLIALAAARASGAHPIVITDLDASRLAFAKEFVPSCITYQVNRDLDAQGNAKAIRALFGSEEYFAPETVLECTGVESSVCTAAFTARRGGTVVVIGVGKAVMNNLPFMHISLAEIDLRFINRYRDTWAPAIQCMSGGILDLKRLVTHTFPLEQAESALQLCSNPKNPSIKVLVVDEIEATL; from the exons ATGGCGCCCTCTCTCCTTGACCCCAGTCTCAATCCCCCCACAGCCGCAACCCCGGCCAAAAGTTCTACAGAGACTATTGTCACACCTTTCCCCAACCCTTCTCTCCAAGTCACAGCCGATCACAAGCTCAAGGCCATTGATGCGCCGGTGTATGCCCCAAAGCACGGCGAAGTTCTGCTTCAGATCAAAGCAACTGGAATTTGCGG TTCCGATCTTCACTTTTGGAAAACCGGTTGCATTGGAGAACTGATTTTCAAGGGTGACTGCATTATCGGACATGAAGCCGCAGGTGTTGTCTTGAAATGTGGCGAGGGAGTCACTCATCTCCGTCCTG GTGACAGAGTGGCCGTTGAGCCGGGCGTGCCCTGCGGGGATTGTTTCCTCTGTCTCGACGGCCGTTATAACCTTTGCGAAGATGTCCAGTTCGCAGGCGTATACCCTTACGCCGGAACAATTCAACGATACAAGACGCACCCCGCAAAATGGGTTCACAA ATTGCCCGATAACCTTACCTACGCCGAGGGTGCCCTCCTCGAGCCCCTCTCGGTCGTAATGCGTGGAATGTCAGTTGCTGGTCTGCAACTTGGTCGCGGGGCCGTCGTCTGCGGTGCCGGTCCCATTGGACTAATCGCACTGGCCGCCGCACGTGCGTCAGGCGCTCATCCTATTGTTATCACAGACCTAGATGCTAGTCGGTTGGCATTCGCTAAGGAGTTCGTCCCGAGCTGCATCACATACCAGGTGAACCGTGATCTTGATGCCCAAGGAAATGCCAAGGCAATCCGAGCGCTGTTCGGTTCCGAAGAATACTTTGCCCCAGAGACCGTTCTCGAGTGCACAGGTGTTGAAAGTAGTGTATGCACTGCTGCGTTCACAGCTCGACGAGGCGGCACCGTCGTAGTCATTGGCGTGGGTAAAGCTGTGATGAACAACTTGCCGTTTATGCATATCTCGCTGGCTGAG ATTGACTTGCGCTTCATCAACCGCTACCGCGACACCTGGGCCCCAGCCATTCAGTGCATGAGTGGCGGAATCCTTGATCTCAAGAGACTTGTTACCCATACATTCCCATTAGAACAGGCTGAGTCGGCGTTGCAGCTGTGCTCTAACCCGAAGAACCCGAGTATCAaggtcttggtggtggatgagattgaagcTACATTGTAG